A genomic segment from Comamonas terrigena NBRC 13299 encodes:
- a CDS encoding Crp/Fnr family transcriptional regulator translates to MASLSVSSPPLLRSDDAGAAPAPAPVPASWQALQTMPLLAHLGEADLQSLATRFRWRLLEPGQPLPDAFDEGRLNLIVHGRLWVRYYGSQGREMIVGDLMPGQWCGNHWLGECSQPPSVPLVVEAADASLIATLEGHEVKALFDRDPAVMEGMLSALLQGMNRLVWSLVARLVEMGTLSVGGRLHARLLMLAERAGVQNNQALLQPAPTQVSLAALLGSSREEVAREMSRLTRLGLLQREGRGLRLTNVDGLRVLLEDMR, encoded by the coding sequence ATGGCCTCCCTTTCCGTTTCTTCGCCACCGCTGCTGCGTTCTGACGATGCAGGGGCAGCGCCTGCGCCGGCACCGGTTCCGGCGTCCTGGCAGGCCTTGCAGACCATGCCTTTGCTGGCCCATTTGGGGGAGGCGGATCTGCAGTCCCTGGCCACACGCTTCCGCTGGCGTCTGCTGGAGCCGGGGCAGCCGCTGCCGGATGCGTTCGACGAAGGGCGGTTGAACCTGATCGTGCACGGCCGGCTGTGGGTGCGCTACTACGGCAGCCAGGGGCGCGAGATGATCGTGGGGGACCTGATGCCAGGCCAATGGTGCGGCAACCACTGGCTGGGGGAATGCTCCCAGCCGCCCAGCGTGCCGCTGGTGGTGGAGGCGGCCGATGCCAGCCTGATTGCCACGCTGGAAGGGCATGAGGTCAAGGCCCTGTTTGACCGCGACCCGGCGGTGATGGAAGGCATGCTGTCGGCCCTGCTGCAAGGCATGAACCGCCTGGTCTGGTCGCTGGTGGCCCGGCTGGTGGAAATGGGCACGCTCAGCGTGGGCGGGCGTCTGCATGCGCGCTTGCTGATGCTGGCGGAGCGCGCCGGGGTGCAGAACAACCAGGCCCTGCTGCAGCCGGCACCCACCCAGGTCAGCCTGGCGGCCTTGCTGGGCAGCAGCCGCGAAGAAGTGGCGCGCGAGATGTCGCGCCTGACCCGCCTGGGTCTGCTGCAGCGCGAAGGCCGCGGCCTGCGCCTGACCAATGTGGATGGTCTGCGCGTGCTGCTCGAAGACATGCGCTGA